AATATCTAATAAAGTTAGCAAATATTAAAGTTGGCTTGTTAATAAATTCAATGTAGAAAGGTTGAAAGAAGGCATAAAAAGATTTGTCTTGTCCAATCTTCGTGACCTTCGTGCTCTTCGTGGTAAAAAACAGTCTAACAAAACAATGAACCTGACAGAGCAAGTTATTTTATCGTTAGGCATCCCAGAGGAGGAAGTGAAATCTTTGAAACAGGTTTATAAAGGTATAGATGAAGATGATGTTATCCGTCTTGAGAGACAGATAGGACTTCCTATGGGAACAAAAATCCTTGTTATGGTAAAAACATTTTGCATGGATGAACAAAAGAAATAAAGGATACATAGATGAAACTACTTGAGCGAGGGTTTTATCTTGGGAAAAAATTATATTCAAAAGGAGAGGATCTATATGACAGATAAACTGATAGATACGAACATTCTTGTATATGCTTACGATACCTCTGAAGGAATAAAACATGAGAAGTCAAAAAACCTTTTGAAACAGATATGGAAAGCAGGTGGAGGAATTGTCTGTGTGCAAAATCTGATAGAATTTTTTATTGTTATCACCCCAATTGTCTTATTGTCTTTATCGTTTATCCCTTTTGCTTCTGCTGATGGGTTCATTCATATTTACTATGAAGACAAGTGGAATTTATTCAATGAAGACCAGCAACTCTGTGCAATTAACTATAAAGACGGATTCCAAAATATGATTTTAATAGTAGACCCAGGTCAAGAACTAACCGGAGAAAAAGCAGTTTGGATATTTCCTATTCCAGTAAAACCAAATAGAATTGCTATCAATATTGTGAAAGATTTCCCTCAATTTTTGGGTTATGATGTTCAAGATAAAGCTGATGAATCAATCTCTAATGTTTTTATGGCTATGCGAGCAACCCAAATTTATACCTTTCCAGTCTTATCTCTCACTATGCTTAAAATGGAAGGAGGAAGAAAGGGACTGGAAGATATGTTGGAGGAAGTTACCATTTATAACCATATTGAAAAAATGGGACTTACTACAGAATTGGTTTCTGCTGTTGATGGGTCTTCATTGACAAATTATGTAACTTCAAAAGGTTTAAACTTACCAGAATCTTCAAGGTCTATTTTAGATGAATATATAGGTCGAGAATATTCTTTTGTCATATCCTGGATTTCTAATATTGAAAAATTCAAACAGGAGCAAGGATCAGTAAAACAAGGCTATGGTGAAAAGTGGGAAATGGGGACAAGTAATTCAATTGGGGTTTTTATTACATTCCCAACTGATAAAATATACTATCCTCTAAAACCAACATCTGTTTATGGAAGTAAAAGAGTTGCAGCAGTCATTTATGTTTTAGATTATGTCGAGCCTGAATTATACGATGGAGTTAAAACAAATGCCGAACTAAATTATTTCTTTGAAAACCAATTAAGTGCTCCAGAAGGATTAAGAGATTTTTTTGCTGAATATGAAAAGAAGCCTTACACTTACTATGCAGGAGAGGCTCAAGAACAAGGTTTCACGGTAAAAGATGTAAAATATACAAGAATCAAAATAAATCCACCTTCAAAATATTTAACTCAAGATTTATGGATGAAAGTATCTGCCCCATTTAAAATAAAAGCAGCTGATTTTGCAAGCAGATATGGATTATTATACGGTTTAATATTTTTTATATTATGTTCTTGCTTAGCAAGTTTATTATCGGGTATGATTATTTTTAGAAACAAAACAATCTCAAAATTAAAATTTACATTGTTTGGTCTATGGAATTTCCTGACATTAATTGGTTTTTCAATCGCCGCTTATATTACTAAAATTGACATTAAATCTACCCAATCACAAGAAATTCAAAAAAGTGATATTTCATTTGGAAAGATTATTACACGAAGCTTACTTATTGCACTTGTGATTACTGTTCTGTTTTTATTCCTCCTGTTTTTATTCCTATATACAAGTTCATTGAGATACTGGGATTTTGAAATGACTACTTCTGTGCTAATTATGTATGCTATTACAAGTGCATTCATCGCTATTTTTGAATGGGGTTATTACAAAAACAGGGAAATAATGAAGTTCATAATTTTGTTTACAGCACTATTTATTGTTCTAACAATAATTTCTCAAGAATTTTTGAATTTGATAATCATTTTCTAAAAAACACAATCAGAGTCAGACCTCGAAAGCAGAATTAACTTGACGATAGAAGAAAAACGGCGACCATTAAAAGTCTAACCGATCAATGAAGCGGATTCGCTTTGCTCACCGCTTATTTCTGTCTTAGACGTGAGAATATGAGGAGGCAAAAACAATGTTGGAAGTACACAAAAGAATAGTTCTCGATGAAAATCAACGCCCATTTGCTATTCAGATACCTATTGAGGAATTCGAACGATTGGAAGATGTCATCGAGAATTATGGGCTGTCAAAGATGATGGGCGAAGTAAAGGATGACGAAAAAATGTCCGTAGAGGAAGCAAGAGAATATTATGGGTGGTTGAAGACAAATGTGGAATGTTGAGTACACAAAGCGTTTTCTTAAAGAGCTATCCGAATTGCCAAAAGAAGTCCGATCTCGGGCAGAAAAGATAGTCTTTGAGGAACTGCTGATTGGTAACCCCTTTTCGCTTGGATATATTGAGGGTATCCAGATAAGTATAAGATTCGGGTTGGTGATTACAGAATCGGTATCACAATAGATAAGCAAAGCGATTTGATAATTTGTCAACGGATAGCCCATCGCAAAGATATATACAGGATGTTCCCATGAAAAGATAATTAGGGATAGGGGAGTAAGGTCAGACCTTGAATGTAGAAAGTAGTTCCTTTTACATTCAACATTCACGGTCTGACCCTGACCCCAAACCTTGCTCTGTTTTTTCTCTGCGTCTCTGCAGTAAAGGATTACCTAAACGGTTACAAAACATCGTTGTCATATTATACCACAATTTCAATCTATGTCAATTAAAATTTTATACATACACTAAAATTTGTTCATCGTCAAACAAAATGTAGTTTTTTTGTCAACACTCACTCGAGGTCTAACCCAAAATAGTAGAAGATATTTTTAAAAAATTCTCGATCAGCCACTTGACAAAAAAGGAAAAATAAAGTATAATTATCAGTATATTAGAAGACTCTCGGATATCAAGTTTGAAGGGGATTTTTATAAGATAAGGACTATTAAAATGAAGAAATTTGCATCTCTATTGTTAGTATTATTAATATCAATACTTATTTTGCCAACAAAAGAGTGTTTTAGTGAAGAAGAGAGAGGATGTGGGATAAGAAGGTATATAAGTGAAGTTAAAATAGTCTCTGAATGGCAAATTGATGTCACGGTAATGGTTAAGTTTAGTGAGGATTGTAGTCAATCTGGGAATTATATAAAGGTATGGATAGAACATGCCGGATGGTATTATGAGGATATAATCTATGATGTTCCAGTAGGAGAGTGGATAGTTCATACTTTCCATTTCTTTACCTATGAACAATTGGCTAATGGAACCTCTCTTCGAATAGTATTAGAGGCTTATTCTCCTCCTATTACCTTTAAAAATGATGAAGTAAGAGGCAAGGTATATATGGATACCGAAAATCCTATCCTGGGTATCCCCTATGATAGAAATGCCTTGATATTTGAGCCAATAAATATTACAAATGGTAATATGATTATGACTTCTAAAGATATGTTTTTACCTGGCAAGAATCTTCATATTAAATTTGATAGAACATATAATAGCAGAAGTAATGAGATTGGACCATTTGGATATGGCTGGACTCATAGTTATAATATGTATCTTTTATTCAAATCTCAAAATCCAATGGCTGGAGCACTAAAGTTCTATGTAACATATCACTCTCAACCCCCACCACAAATTCCAAAATTTAGTGAAAAGAATTCAAAGGATAATGATAATTTTGTGGTAGTTGTAGATGAAACTGGTAGGTGGATTGTATTCACTAAACAAAATGATACTTATCTCCCACCTCCTGGAATCCATTCTACTTTAACAAAGAACATAGATAATACATATACTTTACGAGAAAAGGATACTACTGAATATAATTTTGATTCAAATGGCAACTTAACTTCTATAATAGATAGAAATGACAATCAGATAAGTCTTACCTACACCGATAATAAACTTACTCGAATAACCAGTTCATCAGGACGGTTTATTGAACTGGAATATTATCCTGAAGAATACATTAAGTTAATTAGAGATAATATGGGAAGAGAGGTATCTTATATTTATGAAGGAGATGACCTGGTCAAAGTTATTGACCAGGAAAATAACGAGACTAAATATACTTATTTAAATCATAACCTCACTCAGAGAACAGATGCAAACTCAAATTCTATATATTTTACCTACCATTATGATAATGATATGGTAACTGAGGCAAAAGGTGCTGGAAATAATTACAAGCTGAGTTTATCTTATGACCCGGTATACAACAAAATTGTAGTTACAGACTCAAAAGGATATAATACGGAATATTATTATAATGAGAGTAATGTAATAACTAAGATTGTTGACGGAGTAGGTAATATTCAAGAATTTGGCTGGGATACGGATTTAAATAAGATATGGGTTAAAGATGCAAATGGGAATATTACAAAGATGGGTTATGATTCAATGGGTAATATAACCAGCATAACTCCTCCAGCACCATTTGATACTCAAATTACTAATTTTACATATCACCCAACATATAATTTTATCACTTCTATTGACGACCCTATACATCCTGCTACTACATTTACATATAATGATAATACAGGTGATTTACTTTTTGTCACAGACCCATTAGAAAACCAGACCGAATATCAATATAATGGATATGGACAGTGCATATTGATGATAGATGCTAAACACAATAAAACAAAATATGAATATGAGAATAGATGGGGAGACCTTACTGAGGTAATAGAAGGATATGAAGTATTAAATTATGTGACTCAATTTAGTTATGATGATGTTGGTAATAGAATAAGTATGACAGATGCAAATGGAAATATCACTGAGTATATTTATGACAACTGTAATAGACTCACGGATATAATCTATCCAGGAGATAATGGCACTACGGATTATGAATATGATGGAGTTGGTAATAGAATAAGTATAACAGACGCAAATGGTGTACTAACTACCTATGAATATGATGTTGTTAATCGACCTGGAACTGTTACTATTGACCCATTCGGATTAGCTATTAGAACTGCTTATCAATACGATACTGAGGGAAATAGAATTAGTCTAACTGACTCCAACGGCAATGTTACTCATTATGAATATGACCCATTAAACAGATTAATAAAGGTAATCTCGGAAGACCCGGATGGTCCAGGACCTAAGGAGTCAGGTATTACTATATTTGAATATGACCCGGTGGGTAATAGAACTAAGATGATAGATGGAGAAGGAAATATTACCAGATATGAGTATGATGTATTAAATAGACCTGGGACAGTCACACAGGTTTTAGATGGTAGAGACTTAAAGACTGGCTATGAATATGATGAGGTAGGTAACTTAAGATTTATTACAGATGCCAATGGACATACATCAGAATATCAATATGATGCCTTAAATCGCCTACGATTTAGTATTGACCCATTACTCAATACCACTGAATACCAATATGATGAGGCAGGTAATTTAGATTATAAGATAAGTGCTAATGGGACTATGATTAACTATGTTTATGATGAGGTAAATAGACTAACATCAATAATATATCCAGATACTAAACAGGTAAATTATGAATATGACCCGGTAGGGAAC
The nucleotide sequence above comes from bacterium. Encoded proteins:
- a CDS encoding DUF6531 domain-containing protein, which translates into the protein MKKFASLLLVLLISILILPTKECFSEEERGCGIRRYISEVKIVSEWQIDVTVMVKFSEDCSQSGNYIKVWIEHAGWYYEDIIYDVPVGEWIVHTFHFFTYEQLANGTSLRIVLEAYSPPITFKNDEVRGKVYMDTENPILGIPYDRNALIFEPINITNGNMIMTSKDMFLPGKNLHIKFDRTYNSRSNEIGPFGYGWTHSYNMYLLFKSQNPMAGALKFYVTYHSQPPPQIPKFSEKNSKDNDNFVVVVDETGRWIVFTKQNDTYLPPPGIHSTLTKNIDNTYTLREKDTTEYNFDSNGNLTSIIDRNDNQISLTYTDNKLTRITSSSGRFIELEYYPEEYIKLIRDNMGREVSYIYEGDDLVKVIDQENNETKYTYLNHNLTQRTDANSNSIYFTYHYDNDMVTEAKGAGNNYKLSLSYDPVYNKIVVTDSKGYNTEYYYNESNVITKIVDGVGNIQEFGWDTDLNKIWVKDANGNITKMGYDSMGNITSITPPAPFDTQITNFTYHPTYNFITSIDDPIHPATTFTYNDNTGDLLFVTDPLENQTEYQYNGYGQCILMIDAKHNKTKYEYENRWGDLTEVIEGYEVLNYVTQFSYDDVGNRISMTDANGNITEYIYDNCNRLTDIIYPGDNGTTDYEYDGVGNRISITDANGVLTTYEYDVVNRPGTVTIDPFGLAIRTAYQYDTEGNRISLTDSNGNVTHYEYDPLNRLIKVISEDPDGPGPKESGITIFEYDPVGNRTKMIDGEGNITRYEYDVLNRPGTVTQVLDGRDLKTGYEYDEVGNLRFITDANGHTSEYQYDALNRLRFSIDPLLNTTEYQYDEAGNLDYKISANGTMINYVYDEVNRLTSIIYPDTKQVNYEYDPVGNLTKMQDFYFNTWYEYDELNRLSTETHFADFLKVRYGYDNVGNRISLSDPYGRTLRYKYDPANRLTNLVLQDNKGTISYTYNPVGTIKEVDYPNLVRVSYTYDNLNRLTQLVNRNQAGTISFFSYDYDKVGNRNYMFTNSGTTSYTYDNLYRLTHVKYPEQSFTDYTYDDVGNRDTMTTLEGVTNYTYDEANRLIQAGSITYGYDNNGNIIEKVTPQGTISYTYDYENRLIIVSKGSQPQVNYYYDGYGRRLARQVGNEVTIYLWDGQNELMEYDYFTASPLAEYIYADGQLVSKDLVMGGLFTAFFHHDGLGSIRDITDREGNVLTSYDYDAFGEVKQGYIGKYNYNSFTGKQYDPESKLYYFGARYYDPKIGRFITKDPILEPIVLQSLSLPFEILLSKPSPVIFLIPHMKETPQEFHPYMYCYNNPVNWVDLWGLCSEEDWGLYGGINLKDWGAKIGIIGISGGAKDTKAYVSGQLLVLGIEAGYNWWNMQFYYEPSMGIEFQAGPFYGGWDLVKFTETLWSPGIIGKFPEIIENFQKKKKN